Proteins from one Aspergillus nidulans FGSC A4 chromosome VIII genomic window:
- a CDS encoding putative C2H2 transcription factor (transcript_id=CADANIAT00002654) has protein sequence MTEEKSDIGQEGSDPQEIDSTSKSEGASHDREVEETSSATGQTKCSICQSTFRRPEHLKRHFRSHTKEKPFECTQCGRHFSRTDTLHRHELSHHTIGADGGKDRTHRITVKTFRACYKCALARVRCSGGMPCTRCETRSLECQYPTERRSKAKIRKGVTQPMLLDDRDPFSGQSSHTFSVQGPETSRNEGSGNPDIQPGYQISQFQLRVRASQNPSTSSPGGTAAPEMHARSQNPLENREESHLVASPSLVRPDVTAVSEAVPRTFPPLAGVNGQFYTPAQVQNAIPIEQRRFSHPVGSRQHEIPGPGTAVSGIPGSGDQNAQLDFSQSFLGQSTVSPLNWLSSDLFLESASDHGLPSGPLPQPFQTGVFDSSLGQTTWLPPVINAEPNGSSISGSISHTTPSATTSLGDVESPGNLVRGPRQSSQSGPSKRPTDYNIDEPVERLNKQRKQSTWPTQFAEPLDIFLKFQNVNSKPRFAFPPPSEGQTNTIPDTQVNCKLEDLTYDQIHDAFTRLCFTLALAAMGSHSANLCEQNGTATAFHEFLRRALCVEKEKRQPEYLQLWLIQALLLSCIGRLHGNSESGKLSALADFGDLVNLANRQRLLSRSENPNTSTDQSSPEQQWLLWVEEEARRRTGYVIWLVDCTVAYEFDTKPYFCLDDGQAPLPCNENIWHAASSRIWKGLREEISEQEKISLYDAVLILYIEKRLVPEIGELSHILLIHALYHRMWEVGDYFRRPLSFWNPTAKKQSRKLAIPSGSVWLPGIPSYSKWRNSACDCLDILHWTANGTIAKANGHEHPTILHLHTARIILLAPFREIRLLVNLLATQKVNWEDRQKVIEWHYILRWIKHDQYKARLAVIHAGSVLYHVRKYSTNAFHEPVATYLAILTLWAYGLCYKQASPDVTATRHDSSVGPSVINLDQPCSDELVQSFVREGQKMKGMLTNVGDICAPHGPEQILRVGCETLGRLRSWGIAKEFMVTLMRLAELFSAYL, from the exons ATGACGGAGGAAAAGAGCGATATCGGCCAAG AAGGTTCAGACCCTCAGGAAATTGACTCCACGTCTAAAAGTGAAGGCGCCAGCCATGATCGCGAGGTGGAAGAGACCTCGTCCGCTACGGGCCAGACCAAATGCTCTATTTGCCAGAGTACGTTCAGGCGACCCGAGCACCTCAAACGCCATTTTCGCAGCCATACCAAGGAGAAACCGTTCGAGTGCACACAATGCGGACGTCATTTCTCCAGAAC TGATACCCTCCATCGTCATGAGTTGAGTCATCACACCATCGGCGCCGATGGAGGGAAAGACCGCACGCACAGAATCACCGTCAAGACGTTCCGTGCTTGCTATAAGTGCGCGCTCGCGAGGGTACGTTGTAGCGGTGGCATGCCGTGTACGCGGTGCGAGACGAGGTCCCTCGAATGCCAGTATCCGACCGAGCGACGCTCGAAGGCCAAAATCCGAAAAGGTGTGACCCAGCCCATGTTGCTGGACGACCGCGATCCGTTCTCTGGACAGTCTTCGCATACCTTCTCCGTACAGGGCCCCGAAACGTCCCGAAACGAAGGCAGCGGGAATCCTGACATCCAGCCTGGATATCAGATCAGCCAATTCCAGCTGCGAGTACGCGCATCCCAGAATCCTTCCACATCGTCCCCAGGCGGTACAGCGGCGCCCGAAATGCATGCCCGTTCACAGAATCCGTTGGAAAATAGAGAAGAATCGCATCTCGTCGCGAGCCCGTCCCTAGTTCGACCGGATGTTACTGCTGTATCAGAGGCAGTGCCACGGACGTTTCCTCCGCTTGCCGGTGTTAACGGACAGTTTTATACTCCGGCGCAAGTTCAGAATGCTATACCAATTGAGCAAAGACGGTTCAGCCACCCAGTGGGAAGTCGGCAACATGAAATTCCTGGACCTGGTACTGCTGTTTCTGGAATTCCGGGCTCGGGCGATCAGAATGCACAGTTGGACTTCTCGCAGTCATTTCTAGGCCAATCCACAGTTTCTCCATTAAACTGGCTTTCCAGTGACCTGTTTCTTGAATCGGCTTCTGACCATGGCTTGCCATCCGGACCCCTTCCGCAGCCCTTCCAAACTGGTGTATTCGACAGTTCATTGGGCCAAACGACATGGTTGCCTCCAGTCATCAATGCGGAGCCTAACGGCTCGTCAATATCTGGAAGTATTTCTCATACAACACCGTCTGCAACTACCTCGCTTGGCGATGTGGAAAGCCCAGGTAACCTCGTTCGAGGACCACGGCAATCTTCACAATCTGGACCATCCAAGCGCCCAACCGATTACAATATCGACGAACCGGTTGAGCGACTTAATAAACAAAGGAAGCAGTCAACATGGCCCACTCAATTCGCGGAGCCCCTCGACATCTTTCTGAAGTTTCAAAACGTCAATTCGAAGCCCCGATTTGCGTTCCCTCCGCCAAGCGAAGGGCAAACGAACACCATACCCGATACACAAGTCAATTGCAAGCTTGAAGATTTGACGTACGACCAGATACATGACGCATTCACCCGGTTATGCT TCACGCTAGCATTAGCAGCAATGGGCAGTCATTCTGCGAACCTTTGTGAACAAAACGGAACTGCTACAGCTTTTCATGAATTTCTCCGTCGGGCTCTTTGCGTTGAG AAAGAAAAACGGCAACCGGAGTATCTGCAGCTCTGGCTGATTCAGGCACTGTTGCTGAGCTGTATCGGCAGACTCCACGGGAATAGTGAAAGTGGTAAACTCTCAGCACTTGCTGACTTTGGTGATCTTGTCAACCTTGCAAACCGCCAGAGGCTACTATCTCGCTCGGAAAATCCAAATACTTCAACAGATCAATCGTCGCCAGAGCAGCAATGGCTTCTatgggttgaagaagaggccaGACGGCGAACTGGATATGTGATATGG CTCGTGGACTGTACAGTGGCATATGAATTTGATACGAAACCCTACTTTTGCCTCGATGACGGCCAAGCGCCTCTTCCATGCAACGAAAATATCTGGCACGCAGCCTCATCCCGTATCTGGAAAGGGCTCCGCGAAGAAATATCAG AGCAAGAGAAGATCTCCCTATATGACGCTGTGTTGATTCTATACATTGAGAAAAGGCTTGTACCTGAAATAGGGGAACTGAGTCACATCTTGCTCATACATGCCCTATACCATCGGATGTGGGAGGTGGGCGACTATTTTCGCCGTCCGCTTTCATTCTGGAAcccgacggcgaagaagcagTCCCGAAAATTGGCGATTCCATCAGGGTCTGTCTGGCTGCCAGGAATTCCGTCCTACTCCAAATGGCGCAACAGCGCGTGCGACTGTTTGGATATCCTCCACTGGACGGCAAATGGCACCATAGCCAAAGCAAATGGCCACGAGCATCCCACAATTCTGCACCTTCATACAGCTCGTATTATCCTCCTCGCGCCGTTCCGCGAGATTCGGCTCCTAGTGAATCTTCTGGCCACACAAAAGGTCAATTGGGAGGACCGCCAGAAAGTCATTGAATGGCATTACATACTACGCTGGATTAAACACGACCAATACAAAGCGCGTCTGGCGGTCATTCATGCAGGATCGGTATTGTATCATGTTCGCAAGTACTCTACAAACGCCTTCCACGAGCCAGTCGCTACGTATCTTGCGATTCTCACACTCTGGGCGTATGGCCTGTGCTACAAGCAAGCATCTCCGGATGTCACGGCCACTCGGCACGATTCATCTGTCGGGCCTAGCGTTATAAACCTCGACCAGCCATGCTCAGATGAGCTCGTGCAGTCTTTCGTTCGCGAAGGGCAAAAGATGAAAGGAATGTTGACGAACGTAGGTGATATCTGTGCGCCGCACGGGCCTGAGCAGATCTTACGAGTGGGCTGCGAGACCCTCGGCCGTCTCCGTTCCTGGGGTATAGCAAAGGAGTTCATGGTAACTCTGATGAGGCTCGCTGAATTG TTTTCAGCGTACCTGTGA